The DNA sequence TATAACTTCACTTCGTACGCATTGAAAGAAAAGCTTTCAAGAGCTGTTATCTTAAAAGAGGCTGTACATTCCGACCATTGTCCTGCCTTAGTAGAATTAGATATATAAAAAGAAAAAGCCAACTGAATCAGTTGGCTTTAAAATTTAATAAATCATAAATTTAATCGACAATTTCATATTCCACCGGAATGGTACCAAGATTGGTATTTCCGATTTCATCGAACGCGGCTCTAGAAATATCTAGTGCTCTTGCTGAATGGAAAGGTCCTCTATCATTTATCCTCACTGTAACCTCTTTTCCATTGCTTAAATTGGTAACTCTAATTTTAGTCCCAAAAGGAAGCGTTCTATTTGCAGCGGTGAATTTTGAGTTATCAAAAATTTCTCCGTTTGCGGTTTTCCTACCATTAAACTTATCGTGGTAGAACGATGCATAACTTGTTTTTTTCGCATCTGTGGCATTATTCTTGAAAGAATAAATACCAAAGGCTGAAATCATCATTATGATTACGAGAATGAATCTTTTCATCATTTTGAATTTTATTGGTTTTGACTTGGCAAATGTATCATGAATCTCTTTAAGACCATAGCCGAAATGTTAAAAAGTGTTAACTAAAACCCAATTCAAAGTTAACGATGTCTGTAACCCTCTGCCAACAGGGCTTTTACAAAGCACTGTTAAAAAGTGTTAAAATTAAGGCTTAAAAGTTAAGATAATTAACGTTACTCATTTCGTCACACCGCGATAATGATCATAAAACACTGATAAACAATCACTTAAAAATCCGTAAATTACAGTGAAATCAATCAAAAAACCAATGAAAAATTTCATTGGTTCTATATAATTAGTAAATAAGAAATATCTGTTACTTCAAATATTCGAGAACATAATCATAAGTTCCGGCTGGGTACACAACAGACATACTCTGAGATCCAGTCACTGCATTTCCATTTGCAGTTCCTAATGTGTATGAATATAAATCTCTAGAATAGACTGTGTTTGAGCCTGCTTTATAAATTGTAATTCCATACATGCCCTTCATACCAGCTGGTGAAGGAATATCAACATTAGTCGAAGTACCGCTGGCTGCAAATGTTCCCTTTACAGCATAAACCTGGGCATTGTTAATTAAGGTATGTGTGGCAGTTTCATTGCTTGTTATATTAATTTTGTCTGAACTACCTCCAGAGTTTCCTCCAATTGCTATCCACTTACCGTTTGTAATATTTCCAGGATTTCCAGGATTTGAAAAGTAGTAAAAACCAGGTACTACAGCTGTTGTTACACCTTGTCCTGCTGTAGTATTTCCTGTTGCACTATTATACACTACCATCCCATCAAAATCAGAAACAACCACTTCATCACTCGCTGTAGCTTTATTGAATACAAAACTGGTTAAATCGGTTCTTGGGAATCCTAAACCTCTTCCATAGCTTTTGTTTGCTAAACCCTCAAAATTACTTGCGTCCATAAAATAATTTGTGTCAGCCAATCCCGAAGTTATGTTTCCATTGCTAAGAAGCTGCGCATTGATGTTACTGCTTAGAAATAATAAAAAACAGCCAGTTACACTTAATAAAATATTTTTCATCTTGTTTTATGTTTTTATTTATGTTTTTAATTTCTACCTGCAACGAGATACCATGTTGTACCATTACTATGTATTTGAATCGCCGCTGAACCTGTTATAGAGGCAATTCCTTTTGGAGTACCCACTCCATCAGTTCCCGAAAACTGCAGCGTCCCCCCAACCTGATTTCTTATGTAAATTGTTCGACCACTGTAAGAAGATGGAGTTGGTAAGGTTAATTGAGATCCCGAGGTAAACTCCCAAAAATCAAAATCAGAATTTGACCAATCATATGCAGTAGAAGCAGGTTGAGCTAAATTCAATCTAAATGCAGTTGGAGCTACCGTTCCTCCACTAGCTAACGCAACCCATTTTGAGGTAGGCTCATCATAGTAATAAAAACCAGTTCCTGTTACCTTTTCTGTTTTCCCTCCGCTGTTTCCTCTACCAGAGATAACAAAAACAAGAGCTCCATTTTGGGCTGCTGTATAAGCTGCATCCTTGTTTGCTAATTCAGTAGCAGTCATTCTTGGGATTAAAACAGCATCCGGCATGCTTCTATCTGTAGTATTCGCTACAATATCAAGCGTTGCTTCCGGTTTGGTAGTATTAATACCAACTCCTTTTTGTTGGGCTTTTGAAACTATAGCCAAAGAAATCAACATTACTGTTGTCAATAATTTTTTTTTCATAAACATTTGAATTTTAAATTGCTTTTTTATTATCGATAATTTCCATTTATACACAATTGTACAAATCCCAACCTGATCTTAGTAAATTACTAAAATAAGAACCGGGACTGCTCATATTTTATATTTACTTCTCATCTACTAAGAGAGATTGATTACAAAATTATTCTTTTGACAAAGTTAAGATTTAATTATTTAAAATTCACAATATCTTCGTTAAGCAAGGAAAAACCAACCTAATCTACAACATATAACAATCTATAAATCAAATATTTGTAAAAATTACATTAAAATAAATGAAACGAATAAAATTGCATTAAAAACTTAACAACGCTCTATTCATTAAAAACAATGGTGTAAAATCTTTCGATTATACACCATTATCATAAAAAAAAATATTTTTTTCGTATTTTTTATCAAATTAATTCTCCATATAGGTCAAATTCTTCTGCTGAGGTTATTTTTACCATCGCAAATTCTCCAATTGAGATGTAAGTATTTTCTGCGGAAACCAAAACTGTATTATCAACATCCGGAGAATCGTACTCTGTTCTCCCTACAAAATAATTCCCTTCTTTTCTGTCAAACACACACTTATACACTTCTCCTATTCTTTCCTGATTTTTCTCCCACGAAATTTGAGACTGAAGTTCCATAATTTCTTCTACTCTTGCCTCCTTTACTTCCTGAGGGATATCATCTTCTAAAACATGTGCTGTTGTATTTTCTTCATGAGAATAGGTAAAACAACCTAATCTGTCAAACCTTTGCTCTTTCACCCAATCTTTCAATTCCTGAAATCTCTCTTCTGTTTCTCCGGGATATCCTACAATTAAAGTGGTTCTTATAGCCATATCTGGCACCTTCTCTCTGAATTTTGCTAAAAGAGCATCCGTTTTTTCATGTGTAGTTCCTCTTTTCATCGATTTTAGTAAATCAGAATTAATATGTTGAAGAGGAATATCAATATAATTACAAACTTTAGGCTCTTCCCGAATAATATCTAAAACATCCTCAGGAAAACCACTTGGGAAAGCATAATGAAGTCGAATCCATTCGATACCTTCTACTTTCACCAATTCTTTTAAAAGCTCTCCAAGTGCACGCTTTTTATAGATATCCAATCCATAATAAGTAAGGTCCTGTGCAATTAATATCAATTCTTTCGTTCCGACCTTAGCTAATTTCTCAGCTTCACGAACCAATTTTTCGATAGGTGTAGAAACATGCCCTCCTCTCATTAATGGAATTGCACAAAAAGAACATGGTCTGTCACATCCTTCAGATATTTTAAGGTATGCATAATGTTTAGGAGTAGTTGTCAGCCTTTCACCAACAAGTTCATGCTTATAATCAGCACCCAAATGTTTCAGCAGGATAGGCAAATCTCTGGTTCCAAAATATTGATCAACATCAGGAATTTCTCTTACCAAGTCAGGTTTATACCTTTCAGAGAGGCATCCGGTCACAAAAACTTTCTCTACCTCACCTCTATTCTTAGCATCTACGTAATCAAGGATTGTATTAATAGATTCTTCTTTTGCATTATCGATAAAACCACAGGTATTGATAACAACAATATCCCCTCTATCTTCGTGTACAACTTCTTTACCATTTGCTTTAAGCTGACTCATCAAAACTTCTGAGTCGTATACATTCTTAGAGCAACCCAGGGTTACGATATTGATTTTCTTTTTACCTATAGATTTTGTGCGCATCTTTTTGATTTTGAGTTTGCAAAGATACGAAATAATAATAGTACTTATTAAATAGGAAAGGCAGTTAATAAAGAAGTACTTACAACTCTCTTATATATTTATTTTTATTGACAACGATAATTAGTAAGCTTGTTCGTCCCCTTTTAAAATATTATACAGCGTCAGAAAAATGATTTTAATATCTAAAAAAAAGGACCAATTCTGAATATACCAAATATCTTTTTCAATTCGTTTCTCCATATCCCGGTGAGAAAATATCTCTCCTCTCGAACCCATCACTTGTGCCCATCCGGTAATTCCAGGTTTTACAATATGCCGTGTCATATATTTTTTTGTAATCTTGGAGTACATGTCTGTTTGGGACATCATGTGAGGTCTTGGACCCACAATAGACATATTGCCTAAAAAAACATTAATGAACTGAGGTAATTCGTCAATGCTTGTTTTCCTCATGAAAGCTCCAAATTTAGTAACCCTTGGATCATTCTTTTTTGCAATTTGTAAGTCAGCATTTGTATTAATAGTCATGCTTCGAAACTTGATGCAGTTAAATGGTACATTATTAAGTCCAGACCTTTTTTGTAAAAAGAACACTGAATCATTACTTTCTAATTTAATTATTAATGCAACAATCGGCACTAACCAGGATAATAAAAAAACAATTACAAATAATGAAAATCCAATGTCAAATGTTCTTTTT is a window from the Chryseobacterium sp. T16E-39 genome containing:
- the rimO gene encoding 30S ribosomal protein S12 methylthiotransferase RimO, with amino-acid sequence MRTKSIGKKKINIVTLGCSKNVYDSEVLMSQLKANGKEVVHEDRGDIVVINTCGFIDNAKEESINTILDYVDAKNRGEVEKVFVTGCLSERYKPDLVREIPDVDQYFGTRDLPILLKHLGADYKHELVGERLTTTPKHYAYLKISEGCDRPCSFCAIPLMRGGHVSTPIEKLVREAEKLAKVGTKELILIAQDLTYYGLDIYKKRALGELLKELVKVEGIEWIRLHYAFPSGFPEDVLDIIREEPKVCNYIDIPLQHINSDLLKSMKRGTTHEKTDALLAKFREKVPDMAIRTTLIVGYPGETEERFQELKDWVKEQRFDRLGCFTYSHEENTTAHVLEDDIPQEVKEARVEEIMELQSQISWEKNQERIGEVYKCVFDRKEGNYFVGRTEYDSPDVDNTVLVSAENTYISIGEFAMVKITSAEEFDLYGELI
- a CDS encoding septal ring lytic transglycosylase RlpA family protein → MMKRFILVIIMMISAFGIYSFKNNATDAKKTSYASFYHDKFNGRKTANGEIFDNSKFTAANRTLPFGTKIRVTNLSNGKEVTVRINDRGPFHSARALDISRAAFDEIGNTNLGTIPVEYEIVD